A section of the Triticum dicoccoides isolate Atlit2015 ecotype Zavitan chromosome 7A, WEW_v2.0, whole genome shotgun sequence genome encodes:
- the LOC119329618 gene encoding early nodulin-93-like: MSTVTRAYLDERLAAFKCCSKEAAMAGAKAAAVATIAATVPTLASVRMLPWESAHLNPTGQALIISTVAGMAYFIIADKTILLMARKHSFEDAPDHLKNTSFH; encoded by the exons ATGTCTACGGTGACCCGCGCCTACCTCGACGAGAGGCTCGCCGCCTTCAAGTGCTGCTCCAAAG aggctgccatgGCCGGAGCCAAGGCCGCGGCTGTCGCCACCATCGCTGCCACAGTCCCCACC CTGGCGAGCGTGAGGATGCTGCCATGGGAGAGTGCGCACCTCAACCCGACCGGGCAGGCGCTCATCATCTCCACCGTCGCCGGGATGGCCTACTTCATCATCGCCGACAAGACCATCCTCTTAATGGCCAGGAAGCACTCCTTCGAGGACGCGCCAGACCACCTCAAGAACACCTCCTTCCACTGA